One segment of Niallia sp. Man26 DNA contains the following:
- a CDS encoding DnaA N-terminal domain-containing protein — MESEKLNLKGKNDKLEYYRTIDTGNLEQRMKLVKQDESKLTYYVPELDKVVYSETEVRKFSLDAYGENIPYIDGELTILNNYLFDYWGYFINAEGLALYAHLKRYTYGNKDWCFPNFEMISLKMDKSRPTIHAYLEILERYGFVYKFNVINRSREKEEGPIFKIRKKVPLLTKALLEGNKELEIPDNVSAHIKKAMKKEKEGLPKKLRAEHDKYVNEMIRNNEKINLENQMDYEEIYRVWQQYGEIIKNNNKPLALNEEVVLDYGKAEMDKHEANMLNYLLTYVSKKLSKPSFDTWFKGISIKLTQNNCYVLAPNEFCKDWLENKYADLISNAIREYDKSIDAIVIQQ; from the coding sequence ATGGAATCTGAAAAGTTAAACTTAAAAGGAAAAAATGACAAATTAGAGTATTACAGAACAATTGATACGGGGAATCTTGAGCAAAGAATGAAATTAGTTAAACAGGACGAAAGTAAATTAACTTACTATGTTCCAGAACTAGATAAGGTCGTATATTCAGAAACGGAAGTAAGAAAATTTTCCTTAGATGCTTATGGCGAAAATATCCCTTATATTGACGGAGAGCTTACCATTCTAAATAACTATTTATTTGATTACTGGGGATACTTTATAAACGCTGAGGGCTTAGCTTTATATGCCCACTTAAAAAGATATACTTATGGGAATAAAGATTGGTGTTTTCCTAATTTTGAAATGATCAGTCTTAAAATGGATAAATCAAGACCTACTATACATGCTTACTTAGAAATATTGGAGAGATATGGGTTTGTCTATAAATTCAATGTTATAAACCGATCAAGAGAAAAGGAAGAAGGCCCAATTTTCAAAATCAGAAAGAAAGTACCCTTATTAACTAAGGCATTACTTGAAGGGAATAAGGAATTAGAAATTCCAGATAATGTTTCGGCTCATATTAAGAAAGCTATGAAAAAAGAAAAGGAAGGACTTCCTAAAAAGTTAAGAGCAGAACATGACAAGTATGTAAATGAAATGATTCGAAACAACGAGAAAATAAATCTTGAAAATCAAATGGACTATGAAGAAATATATCGTGTCTGGCAACAATATGGAGAAATTATTAAAAATAATAACAAACCTCTAGCATTAAATGAAGAGGTAGTACTTGACTATGGAAAAGCAGAAATGGATAAACATGAAGCCAATATGTTAAATTATCTACTTACCTATGTGTCTAAGAAGCTTTCCAAACCTTCATTTGATACATGGTTTAAAGGAATTTCTATAAAACTCACGCAAAACAACTGTTATGTACTAGCTCCTAATGAGTTTTGTAAAGATTGGCTGGAGAATAAATATGCAGATCTCATCTCGAATGCTATTCGAGAGTATGATAAATCGATTGACGCTATAGTAATTCAACAATAA
- a CDS encoding RsfA family transcriptional regulator, which produces MPKTRQDSWTEKEDILLADVVLRSISEGSTQLQAFEEVGKQLSRTSAACGFRWNAYVRKQYKSNIEAAKVQRKQLKQGKPLVEELVTELSREEEQVFKTTNADQFDGIIHYLKEIYNKSKIFNHQSEVSNSHEQDLHDKINELINQNKYLQKKLHSKEEAYKGLVDLMEQARKMVTNK; this is translated from the coding sequence ATGCCAAAAACAAGACAAGATTCCTGGACAGAAAAAGAAGACATACTATTAGCTGATGTTGTACTGCGAAGTATTAGTGAGGGCAGTACGCAGCTTCAAGCATTTGAAGAAGTAGGGAAACAATTATCTCGTACAAGTGCTGCTTGTGGATTTAGATGGAATGCTTACGTAAGAAAGCAATATAAATCGAATATAGAAGCAGCAAAAGTGCAAAGAAAACAACTAAAGCAGGGGAAACCTCTAGTGGAGGAGTTAGTAACAGAACTTTCAAGAGAAGAGGAGCAAGTATTTAAAACAACAAATGCTGATCAATTTGACGGCATCATTCATTATTTAAAAGAAATATATAATAAGTCGAAAATATTCAATCATCAAAGCGAAGTTAGTAATAGCCATGAACAAGATTTACATGACAAAATTAATGAATTAATTAATCAAAATAAGTATTTACAGAAGAAATTACATTCTAAAGAGGAGGCATATAAAGGGTTAGTTGATCTAATGGAACAAGCAAGAAAAATGGTAACAAATAAATAA
- a CDS encoding replication initiation protein, producing MENNREIIFKDTNLVSKANSIVEATYKLGVMEQKIISVIASNIHPNDKDFQTYTFSIKQFGDLIGSKSKNLYKEVDKITTQLMQPFLFINHEGKPTRIAWLSKATYNINEGSVTVRFDPDLKPFFLLLNQKFTRYKLGNILHLRSNYSIRLYELLKSYEGLTERTFTLEELRAKLGLQDKYPVWINFRQRVIDHAQAELAKKTDISFTYDAIRKGRSIHKIKFKIKTNSSSDQIIKIEEDTYSQDVIDIQRLGLEIGMNLNKKVITEWLNYGKNNIVELMQSIKYDDTIKNPIGYISAVLPKKATTDEQLALFDDDKSILIEKAIREFIMSKLPKRKVTRIEKIPHYMHRNDALEILKKYFDEEESKRIWEEQGAEITEKLYEESQSKLIKAPSL from the coding sequence ATGGAAAATAATAGAGAGATTATTTTTAAAGATACAAACTTAGTATCAAAGGCAAACTCAATAGTAGAAGCAACCTATAAGTTAGGGGTAATGGAACAAAAGATAATATCTGTAATAGCTTCTAATATCCATCCCAATGATAAGGATTTCCAAACCTATACTTTTTCTATTAAACAATTCGGGGATTTAATTGGTTCAAAGTCGAAGAACTTATATAAAGAAGTTGATAAGATAACAACCCAATTAATGCAACCCTTTTTATTTATTAACCACGAAGGGAAACCAACCCGTATAGCTTGGTTATCAAAAGCAACTTACAATATAAACGAGGGTTCTGTAACAGTTCGCTTTGATCCAGATTTAAAACCTTTCTTCCTTTTGTTAAATCAGAAATTCACTAGGTATAAACTAGGGAATATTCTGCATCTACGTAGTAACTATTCTATTCGTCTATATGAGCTTTTAAAAAGTTATGAGGGTTTAACAGAGAGAACCTTTACGCTTGAAGAATTACGGGCTAAATTAGGGCTCCAAGACAAATATCCAGTTTGGATTAATTTTAGGCAGAGAGTTATTGATCATGCCCAAGCAGAACTTGCTAAAAAAACAGACATATCCTTTACTTACGATGCAATCCGAAAAGGACGCTCTATACATAAGATAAAGTTTAAAATAAAAACGAACAGTTCTTCTGACCAGATAATAAAGATAGAAGAAGATACTTATTCTCAGGATGTTATTGATATTCAGCGACTTGGTCTAGAAATAGGAATGAATTTGAATAAAAAAGTTATCACTGAATGGCTTAATTACGGAAAGAATAATATCGTTGAGTTGATGCAATCTATTAAATATGACGATACTATAAAAAATCCTATTGGCTATATTTCAGCTGTACTTCCTAAAAAAGCAACAACCGACGAACAACTTGCCTTATTTGACGATGATAAATCCATTCTTATTGAAAAAGCTATCCGGGAATTTATTATGAGTAAGTTACCTAAACGGAAAGTTACAAGAATTGAGAAGATACCACATTATATGCATAGAAATGACGCTTTAGAAATCCTGAAGAAATATTTTGATGAAGAAGAATCTAAAAGAATTTGGGAAGAGCAAGGCGCTGAAATAACTGAAAAACTTTATGAAGAAAGTCAGAGCAAATTGATAAAGGCACCTTCCTTATAA
- a CDS encoding DUF6037 family protein, with translation MSRGYRLNNLFSLAKSMKNKKIDYQVINNIPYKKDLEICAIFKYDYKIIKKRPYTDNSQPKEYILGLFKRKTHQYLTLPLDYKKSDNFESFELPNRLGEDLFKDLMKFLELNGTERREFSLHNFYRILDKATPTKAGKENFDRLVCSHSYPTSKDNEHNKIYFSHFRDNDKRGEKRSLENYEKTEKLLPYANKVIGNRNISVCFTPEKKEEAVEKKEADIKIKVY, from the coding sequence ATGAGTAGAGGTTACAGGTTAAATAATTTATTTTCTCTCGCAAAATCAATGAAAAATAAAAAAATAGACTATCAAGTTATTAATAACATCCCCTATAAAAAAGACCTGGAGATATGTGCGATTTTTAAATATGATTATAAAATCATAAAGAAGCGACCCTATACAGATAATTCACAACCCAAAGAATATATATTAGGTCTATTTAAAAGAAAGACACACCAATATTTGACCTTGCCATTAGATTATAAAAAAAGTGATAATTTCGAAAGCTTTGAGCTTCCTAATAGGTTAGGAGAGGATTTATTTAAAGATTTAATGAAATTCTTAGAACTTAACGGCACGGAAAGAAGGGAGTTTAGCCTACACAATTTCTATAGAATATTAGACAAAGCAACTCCCACAAAGGCTGGAAAAGAAAATTTTGATCGATTAGTATGTTCTCATTCCTATCCGACATCAAAAGATAACGAACATAATAAAATCTATTTTAGTCATTTTAGAGACAATGATAAACGTGGCGAGAAACGTAGCCTAGAAAACTATGAAAAAACAGAAAAATTACTTCCCTACGCAAATAAGGTAATAGGAAATAGAAATATCTCCGTCTGTTTTACACCAGAAAAAAAAGAAGAGGCAGTAGAAAAAAAAGAAGCGGATATAAAAATAAAAGTTTATTAA
- a CDS encoding DNA topoisomerase, with product MEGQLLIDEILYYLGNKKPVKRLWTSSLTKNGVETAFKSLKSNKEYNHLYQAGIARQRADWLIGINTTRALTTLMGEKGLNITMNAGRVQTSLMGIVYQRELEIETFESESYWDFYISTQFKNGTITAKWFNDKESHIFNKEAALLVRDFCQNKSPKVYSIEEKEHIVKPPQLFSLSTLQSKANQLYKFSSDRVLKLLQSLYEKWKLVSYPRTDSCYLTAEEAATLPDILRKLNELEDYKPLLNDAMKDITDDKRYVDSSKVSDHFALLPTEDVSNYSFISSKERLIYDLIVKSLIAAHYPDHIYQSREMILSIDDQFTFKANGKVITQNGWKQLYNKSLDEQEDTELEMKMLPLVHEGETGILLSHSLEEGFTKPKPRFTDGDLIKIMSNAGNWVREKEDFKNKELVLGTAATIHEIINKVKDKYISVQDNQVYYYLQEGF from the coding sequence ATGGAGGGACAACTGCTCATAGATGAAATTTTATATTACTTAGGAAACAAAAAGCCTGTGAAACGTTTATGGACCTCATCCCTCACGAAAAATGGAGTAGAGACAGCGTTTAAATCCCTGAAGAGTAATAAGGAATACAATCATTTATATCAAGCGGGTATTGCGAGGCAAAGAGCTGATTGGTTAATTGGGATCAATACAACAAGAGCGTTAACGACTTTGATGGGTGAAAAAGGTTTGAATATAACAATGAATGCTGGAAGAGTACAAACCAGTTTAATGGGAATTGTTTATCAAAGAGAATTAGAAATTGAAACATTTGAAAGTGAATCTTATTGGGACTTCTACATTTCTACACAATTTAAGAATGGAACCATAACAGCAAAGTGGTTTAACGATAAGGAAAGTCACATTTTTAATAAGGAAGCTGCCTTATTAGTAAGGGATTTCTGCCAGAATAAAAGCCCAAAGGTTTATTCCATTGAAGAGAAGGAGCACATCGTTAAGCCGCCTCAACTATTTAGTCTATCCACTCTGCAATCAAAGGCTAATCAATTATATAAGTTTTCTTCGGATCGCGTGCTAAAGCTTTTACAATCGTTATATGAGAAGTGGAAGCTCGTTTCTTACCCAAGGACTGATAGTTGTTACTTAACAGCGGAGGAAGCAGCTACACTCCCTGATATTCTACGAAAGCTAAATGAGTTAGAGGATTACAAACCGCTCCTAAATGATGCTATGAAGGATATTACAGATGACAAGAGGTATGTAGATTCTTCTAAGGTTTCGGATCACTTTGCGCTTCTTCCTACAGAGGATGTTAGTAATTACTCATTCATTAGTAGTAAAGAGAGACTGATCTACGATTTAATTGTTAAATCATTAATCGCTGCTCATTATCCAGACCACATATATCAGTCTAGAGAAATGATCCTCTCTATCGATGACCAATTTACATTTAAGGCAAACGGGAAAGTAATCACACAAAATGGTTGGAAACAACTATATAATAAATCCCTTGATGAACAAGAAGACACAGAGTTAGAAATGAAGATGCTTCCTCTTGTACATGAGGGAGAAACAGGAATACTCTTATCTCATTCATTAGAAGAAGGATTTACAAAACCAAAACCTAGATTTACAGATGGAGATCTTATCAAGATAATGAGTAACGCTGGTAATTGGGTCAGGGAAAAAGAGGATTTCAAGAATAAAGAACTAGTGTTAGGAACTGCCGCTACCATACATGAAATTATAAACAAAGTTAAAGATAAATACATATCTGTTCAAGATAATCAGGTTTATTACTACCTGCAGGAAGGGTTTTAA